The sequence aaaaattattaaaagcttatctgtgaaATTACTATTCCATTTCACATCAAAATACTGGAACATTGATAGTGCTAATGTTGATAAGGAGACAACATATCCTATTGTTGTAATATTGAAAAGGAGACAAACTATTATATGTATACATTCACATTTTTGACTGCCTTAACAATGTATGTATAAGTCAATAATTCTGTAGTTTATTACCTGAAAAGTCTAGTTATGGCTGCAATTTTCCATTCCATATTCGTGAAAGTTGTATCCAGCCAATATTTGGGTGCaatcttaaaaaaattaaaataaagaagtgTATGTGAAACCGGTAtttgaatacaaaataaaaacataacttttaaaacaAGGAATGATCAGTATGGACTGgaatataaaatttatatttaattgtccATGTCACATGATATCCCTTACAATCTGGAAAGAAAAATAAGGTAATATTACAACgaataaactgaaacaaactcacCAAATATTTAACATTGCTGCTCATTCCTGTTGTTGGAAGGTCTTTACATTTCACTTTTTTCTGTGCTATCATGACAAAagagtaaaatattatttaaaaacgtAAATCTACTAAcggataaaataaatatatatatatatatatatatatatatatatatatatatatatatatacatacacacacacacggggagaCACACACGgagactcacacacacatacacacgggGAGACACAAACAAACGGAGACTCAGACATTACAGGCATACATCCtatagagaaataaataaataccaaagAACTTTGTAACGTAATGCTTTGGATGATGGTATCCTCTTGCTTTCACTTCCTATGCATTTTGATCCACGATGCTTCTGGCTTACCTAGATTTGAACGTAAAACATAGAAATTTGGATAGATTTACGTTCATATAAGAATAAAAAGGAACATTTCTcacaaatatgcatttttaattttGAAAAGTAGACATTACTGTACATATGACATAATTATGTTAATGTCACTAACCTATTATCACTTATAtacgctttttaaaaaaaattactttcttaCCCTTCTTCCTCAGATGAACGGGGTTGATGATTTCCGCTTCTGGATCTTCCGGTAACAATCttctccttgctgactccggTCTTCTTACTTCAACCAGGGGGGTGTGGAGTGCAGATGACATCCTCTGCTGGGGTGTTGCTGGAACAAATCCAGAAATGTTCCAATCTGGTAATGGGAGTGAAACATTACCCTGTGTTCTCCGGACTCTCAGCTCTTCACTAATATTCATGACATGCATTGACAGCATTTGCAGATGCATtgactgttgttgttgttgcataAGCATCTGTGCCATGGATTGATTCATCTGGTAATACACTGCTGTATTCTGCTCCATTGCAACAGCCATTCACGCTTGAATGTTGTTATTTTCTTGAATAGATGCAGATATTTCACTGTGGACTGTAATGAGTCGCTCCAGTAACGAATTGGTGGTATTATGGGAGCTTTgtacctcttccacaacagacgtCAAACGGTCTACCGAGTCACCTATTCTTTGTACTCTGTCTTCCATATTTCGGCGAGATgtttcctgccttccttccatctttATGGCAAAGTCTGTGATGGAATGAAACCGAGTGCCTTGTTCGGGCAGACCGTGCACCAGTTGtgttggaagactggtgcctgtggagggtacccttgcttgagatggaccttTCCCTTCAGTGGTTGGAACTTGAAGGTTGGGGAAGGCTTGCTGTAGCATCTCAAATCGTGTTGCAGCATCTTCGTGGACCAAACTGTCAGCTGGAGAAAATGTCAGTGATTCACAGTCATGTTCTAATCgctctgtaaaacaaaaaaaaaattcctacatcaattattcagatattacattatattttcatgttaaaaatttgagaaatgcatgtattctgttaaaacaagtataaaaaataattatttaccgGTTACTGAGCCGACAGGAGATGCTATTTCTTCCATGGCAGCTTGAGAATAAAAGGTGGATACTGGTGTTACCACCTGTTCCCTTTGGATGATGGATTCTAaaacatacattaataaaataaaaaaattatattgacaATTAAATATAACGTGAGACATTTCATTCTATAAAATTatacatgtgtaaaaaaaaaatatgtatattcctatggattgtaaaaaaataatgataatatattgcTAGATAGTTATGTGCACACAATTTTTCACATCTTCATACCTTCTGGACTACGAGCAAGGGTTATTGATGTTCCCCCTTCTTCACGCATCTTTTCAATGGGTCTGGCttctatacataataataaattagataaaataaatatatatatatatatatatatatatatacacatacacacacacacacacacacacacacacacacacacacagagataggtatatagataaaaaaaaatgacacataaaaaaaaaagtttcctgagACCAAACAAAAAATTGATTCTGTGTAAACATTACCTTGTTGTACATCAGCAACAGGTTCCGAGACGTGTTCCTCAGTCACTCTTCTTCTCTTGTGAGCTGTAAGTTAATGTTAAAATACTATTAGATGCTATTACTAATTTTTGGACAGGATTGAAATAGTGATCAAGAGTGACACACAGGAATAGTGAGTGAGAGAGtgtgatagtgaaagggatggatagagagagataaagcaatattaagataaaaagagggagagtgacagtgaaagagagagagtgaagaGAGAGACATTGATAGACCTAAGAGCGACAGTGATATAACAAGAGAGAGAGTCATAgtaaaagagagagatggagatatatgcatattgttttacaatgcaaatataatttcCTTTTTTAATTGGTTCCACACTTTTGGCAGGATGAGTAGGCTTGGTTAAACGGCTTAAATTTTCTGtaagaaataattttaataagCTTTACAAAAagtactatatataaaatatgttatatcaactTGATCACAATTTATACCTTGATTGGAAGCCGTTCTCGCTACTTCCACTGCGACTTGTCTTGGCATAAGCAATGTCACacctataataaaaataacatttcttgttatttatatagaagcaataacattacattttagttttttctaattggttgctataggcaacatccacacttttgcaaagccgcagcttagtaaatctagcactaaagTGTTATCTGGGTGTAATGTGTAGTGTAAAGTATATAATATATGGAGCATGTATACATGCATGTGTGCATCTTTAATATCATACCTTCTCCTTCTACACTCCTCTGGCCCTTGTGTCCTTGAGAATAacccaaatctaaaatacatgcaaagaaacattttttagtACATCTGTATATAAGATTTTAGCAAGgcaagaaaaaataaagaagaagaaaacatttattcattagtaTACATTTGCCTTTTACCTCCTGATTTGGAttttctcttccggggtactgcttCACTTTCATGTCTTCTCCTTTGTGCTgcatcttgttctgcaaaattgtaaaaaaaagtttagaaattttttacaatttaaatCACATCATTACTTTTGACAATTATACATACCTCGTGGCTGGAAGGTGGATGGATCaagggtgtccactgtcccttccactccttccacaagatcagcactgAGAATTTGCCGCATCTTCTTCTCCCAAGGCTTAAATTGTAGGCGCAGTGGCTTGCCACCACCGGTTCCCCTGGAATGACGGGCAACGGCTGCCATCTTCGCCTTCGTGGTGCGCTTGCAGTCCCGAAAGCGTTTCATGCAAACCGCAACTGATCTGACTCGAACACCTACTGCGGACACAGCAGAAGCAATCTGGGACCAAATCTTCTGCTTATGCTTGAAGGACGCCTTCAGCGATTGGGCACCCTTCAGTGTCTCGTAATGTTGCAGTACCCCAGCGACAAGGACTTCATTCTCCTCAAGTGTGAAGCGCCTGGATCGTGTTACAGATGGTCCTTCTTCGTCATCAGATCCACTCTCTGTAAGATGTTGCTGCTGGGTGCTTGTGCTGGCTTGCACGCTGCTCACAAACTGCTGccgccttctttcttcttgccgCTCCTCAGGTCTGTCTTCCATTCCTCGCCACTGCTGACAATTTCTTCTTGGGTTCCCTgtgtagaagaagaagaaaaatccCTACGCTCCCTAGACATGGCTACTCTAATAAATTTTACttgctaaaacaaataaaaactattgacAACACTTGCCTAAGGTTACAGTACACTAGTATGTTATAAATATACTACTACTATAATACACTATTAAACGACACAAGAATATGCAGttgtattgaaaaaaaattataatataatttttaagggacCGAACTAGGTTCAATACAATTTATGTAATttacaaaaaagttaatgctaaCTTATTACATTTATTCAAGAAAAAAAGGACAATAGTGCAATTGTAGAAATACAGGAAAACAATAATCTAAGACTAATGAAAATTTAGGcagttgtatttaaaataaattattatataatttttaagggaccaaagtaGGTTCAATACATCAATATAAACTACAATTAAGTAGTAAATGCTAACTAATTCGATTTATCAAAAAAGGACAATACTGCAATTGTGAAaatacagggaaaaaaaacacaatactttacacaagtacaaatatatttatgtgtgtgtatgtgtgtagataaatatatatatatatatatatatatatatatatatatatatatatatatatacaggccctaggtgaggtattacataacccagcaaataaacattgtaaaaacaccaagaaaagggtggagactggaatatttgctacaccaaaggtggctaacacatattggtattatggccttatagcaagactccactagcttagtgccctaacgcattccccataattgttagtgtggggtttctgtctggcatgtgggtgttggaccactttgaaacaaagtgccactagcacaagagaaaaatattgttatcctgtttgggcaagggccaaaagttggtagtgtttgacctgacactgctaacatttttgctttctttatatacatttacctgtaatgtcatgcctatattcctacgcacatcccatgttcgctctaaaagctgaaagtgtccaaacaatttactactaagcaaccaaacacacatatatacctcCACTCTatggacattttctaaaactaaacatttaccccattgagcgtgtttgtaggctatggtgtaggacaaaataaccacacatagatttaatatattttaaaaaaaaaacctgttccacaatagttttgaaagcactacacatggatttatgggtattaaaagattaatcagtgcactgtagtaatggtacaaaatggcatgacaactgattgctgacacatttgcagcataggctagatttattacatatatgaattcaaacgtgctgacaaaaacaaagcaaacaaggtaatggtctgtgtgtgtaaaagttccttggattaagagatgacaatctggccagactgaagagagacataagcaggcttggagctctggagaaattcaacatgtagcgagacacgaattgcacaaatccaaaatccacggcAACACAACCCGTTGAATGAAAgtcaacaaattaatatggcaatattagctcacacaacttgcattttgatatcaagaggttgagcactgtattggcatgtgtaaaaaagccggtaatattatagtgtataataagggcttgtgtgtttggactatacctaggattctgaatgcactatttgacttcattacaaacaccaaacccatatgttacatagctagcatctgcccatatgttttgtttgtgcaaccacacattgcaggcttagtaacaacgacattattgtatggagcacactcactggccaatcacattttagtgcagatagcactatactacttacatttgtcaacacccttcaccatggcaacatccaccaactccaaagggaagtgcaatggcagaaaagccagcacagcaggccaagtgtaatctaaaagctgtagatataagaaaaacaaataaagtgtgaaaAATGTGCACTTATCAACACTATATGTGCAATAAACccaccttgcaagcttgctacgtgggttcgagtcctcaccaattctctcggctcttagggatcattaatatccttacactatttgtgttgctgttaaaagtgtccctgtggtaatagtacacttgttttaaatttgcataaatcatgtgtgtaaaaccctaaaatatagtttagagttattatatgtctattattattatttgttattgcaaacgcaccatcaccaactgtcaaatcaggcatgtaacatattgagactaatgatattggtaattgttcagaatggttggagatttataataaatatttatgacaaagtctattgtttgggagacattttacataaaatgaaataattacccatgcagtgtgcacaccattccggcagtggaatgaatgtggaatgcactgaggcaaccattccggcagtggaatgaatgtggaatgcactgaggcaaccattccggcagtggaatgaatgtggaatgcactgaggcaaccattccggcagtggaatgaatgtggaatgcactgaggcaaccattccggcagccggaatgcactatgacctggattctccccataatgctgagaagatatgtggctagcagtgtacaggcctataaaagccagtcctctttactgaagaggcagtaagcagcagagggcgctatttccagctaactaattccagcattccggcagttccggattgaggccaaagggccaaaataacatcaaacatgttgcacttgcgaattgcattgattagaaaggggtatgtaaacatttgtaagatatctaaaatctcaatataatttttgtttttaaaaaaaaataaaaaatggcacaaGCAGTCTGTactgatatgtatgtatgttgtgcatattacgttttgcattttaaacgcaaaagatgctcctaaaggcgtttaatagtggttttagctagctgtattggagttaaacatgaccctggccttccttaacttttgtgaaagatttgagacaggagtgacgtcagtttcactcatctggccagagggaacgcctactattctcaagtgaaaaagcataacgcctactttactcaagtactatctcatctccgcccagtccgcgcctactctccgcccattcccacccatatgttctcaagtggtcagcagtcatctcaaatcgatttgcgttggagtttgagattgagtcgccttttgagagctgtatctgccgtgcttgagtagcgtatgtagtgttttgcgctgcttaagtgttgttttgcgcatgcgcagagccatttagcagatgcgtatgcatttgcgaactttgatgaatcgggccccctGTGTGTACTTTGTGAGTCTGAATAAGGAAAATATTCTGTATGCGCTATTGGAGTGCtaggaccaaacggagctaggaactttccttcttatgactttgtgtctggacggctattatagGCAGCGCACCCAATCTGAatgtttgcttgcagtctttaaggaaCACCGCGGACTGAGCACGGCTATGaagaaatcgtgagttatacactccaacactgctctgcattgttccttGTTGTTATCTCCTGTACggtttggagcctccggatataaccaccattcccttcagtactgtttattgagGTCTGGATTtccatcactcgagtataagccgaggagggctttttcagcacaaaaaatgtgctgaaaaactcggcttatactcgagtatatacggtatatatatgtgtgtatacatatacaccTTTGTGTGGTGGCAAGGGTGGGGGGGATTGATTTGATTTCAACTGAACAAATATTAGGGCCATCGTGGTCGAAACCTGTGGAATGGATAACTAGGTATCGGGTAAATGGCATGTGGTAAATCAGGGATTTTGGACAACTACAATGCACTCAAAAGGAATAAAAATCTGAAAATGGTTTAATGTCAATATTTGCACTTTACCATTGCCTCAATCTTCTGTCTGTCCTTGGCCACCTCCTCCACCGCCTGTGTGGCTGCCGCAGGAGCctccgccacctcctcctccactgccgccacctcctcctcctttgctTCCTCAACCTCCTCTGCCGACTTTTCCGCCACCTTTTCCCTTTGGCGGCCAAGattcatagggctagatttactaagctgcaggtttgaaaaagtggggatgttgcctatagtaaccaatcacattctagctataattttgtagaaggtactaaataaatgaaagctagaatctgattggttgctataggcaacatccccactttttcaaacccgcagcttagtaaatctagcccatagtgtcttttggaataaatattacacataagctTATGGTTAAAAGTTCTACCTGTATCACGATTATATACATGTAGGCAGATACTTATGTgagctgacattgtgaaacatgcatttttcagcagatacagtgcatccggaaagtattcacagtgcTTCACTTTTTCCATATTTTGTTAtcttacagccttattccaaaatgtaataaatttcttttctctttcatccagtctgggggacactgcttactatGGGGTGTGAAagggagcatgggagttggcacctagctagttaatttctagcaatgctgacagacccctcccctttataactccccctcccctgcctcttcctcctcagttttttctaggtgccaaTGGAGTTAGGCACTGTTTTAGTTGCTGTTTTAGCAATTGCATCGGCATGTACGGTAtcagaattgggagctctgtcttgccgggagccatatctggtttttcatgaggactgagcggttttgagaacactcccctcctttgttccaaaagtggtgtACTCTTTCCATttaaaccaggaaattgtagttccggcttTTTCATCTTCTTCTCACTCTGATCGGCAGTCTAtgaaaaagttagatgtggtcagggctctccgtatttatgtcaaaagaacatctcagaTTAGACGAAccgattctctgtttgtcctatatgattctaacaaaagaggctggccagcctctaaaaagtccattgcaagatggattatggCAACTATTAGGCAGGCTTACACAACAGCTAACCggcctgtgccggagagactaacggcccattccaccagatcggtaggggcgtcgtgggcagcgaggaATGGGGCTtttgctgaccagctttgcagggcagccacctggtcttctgtccacagatttaccaaattctattaatttaatgtattcgcatccgcagatgcagatttcgctcgtagtgctctgcGAGCGGGggtttcagagcggtcccacccttagggggctgctttcgaacgtccccatggtaagcagtgtcccccagacttgatgaaagagaaaagaggatttatatacttacgctaaatccgtttctctgattccgtctgggggacactgcgatccctcccttctgcttttcctctgtgtgctcttgtttgattgaCCCTTCTCCTTGGGGGCTTTTTAaataaactgaggaggaagaggcagggtgGGAGTTATAAAGgcgaggggtctgtcagcaatgctagaaattaactagctaggtgccaactcccatgctccccttcacaccccatggtaagcagtgtcccccagacggaatcagagaaacggatttaacataagtatataaatcctcttttttccctaaaaattctacacacaataccccataatgacaatgtgaaaaaaGTTTTAGATttctgcaaacttttttttttctaaatctatttatttttgacAACATCAGGAACATAAAGTGAATAACATTTGGCATTAGATATTggacttttaaataaaaatgacattaattgcatataatttatatagctagAAAATAGTCTATACATGTGCTACTAAATATATTCGTAGAGTTGGGAGTATTTTccaaaataacttattgcaatagTGAAACATAATAAACCTGTTTCTGACAGGTAATGCCTGGATCTGAATCTAATCCTGGAATCCAGGCTGGGAAAAGTACAATGTTGTTGgatttttctgtataaatgtaggaaaggggaagggaccagggaagggaaagggggtggTAAGGGAAGACAAGATATATGTCCATCTAGGGCAGGGTAATCTGCATCGCTACGCCCCAGGGGGTAAAAGAGACAATACTTTAGGagaaagaggaaaagagaaaaatgCTTAAATGTCAAGAAGTGAGGGAGTGGCTCAACTAGTACCAGGTAATGGAGTGTGATAAAATGTGTACCATGAATCCTATGTCTTATGAAAGTTTAAAACCTTATCATTTAAAAGGCTTGTGATGTACTCCATCAACACTATATACCACACCCGAGAGATCACCGCCTGGAGACATGGAGGGGATGAGGATTTCAATCTGCCACAATTTGTAAGCGGGTAGCTGCACAGACATGTTGTACAGGTTTGTCCCTATGTTTATCAATGGTTTTCACAGGAGAACAATGCAGCATGACCAGGGGGTCGAGTATTATGTCACTGTCCAGGATCTGAGTAAGTTGCGCAGTCACCTGTCTCCACAAAGTTGAGATGTGAgggcattgccaccaaatatggtaAAAGGTCCCCACTCCCCCACACCCCCTCCAGCAGAGATCAGACGTGTCTGGATAAAATCTGTGTAATCGTGTGGGAACCAGATACCAACATGTGTAAACTTTGAATGCATTTTCCCTGATTGAGGTGTTAGATATCCTGAGCCTCAGCTTAGACCAACCCTCCCTGTCCAAAGTCCTCTAAGTATCACGCTCCCATGTCGAACAATTCCAAGGTCTCAGTGGTCGGTGATAAGATATCATGGAATATGAGGAACACCAATCCTGGGAAACCTACTTGGTGCTAACAAAATTTCTCGAAGGAGGTAGGTTTCCGCATTTTGTAGGATTTGCATTGGGCCTGGATAAACCCTCTAATTTGAATGTAGGAGAAATGCAAGGAAGATGGGAGGCCCGCTCTCTCACTAAGATCTGAAAATGTGCGTGGAGCATATTCCCCCGAGATGTGTTTGAATTGGGTTATACCTGCTTTCTGCCAGGGTGTGATATACGAGAATTCCCTGGAGGGAGTGCCGGATGGTGCCAAAGTGGAGTAAGAGGTGAAGGGAATGTAGCGATGTCCGTCTTCTTCCTGATAAGTTTGTCCCATATGTTTAGCGTGAATTGTATAGTGGGGTGAGAGTATACAGAGGCTGGTCTCTGGGTACGTGGGAGCCAAGGAAGGTATTGTAGAATGTGGGCGGGTGT is a genomic window of Mixophyes fleayi isolate aMixFle1 chromosome 2, aMixFle1.hap1, whole genome shotgun sequence containing:
- the LOC142139901 gene encoding uncharacterized protein LOC142139901 gives rise to the protein MEDRPEERQEERRRQQFVSSVQASTSTQQQHLTESGSDDEEGPSVTRSRRFTLEENEVLVAGVLQHYETLKGAQSLKASFKHKQKIWSQIASAVSAVGVRVRSVAVCMKRFRDCKRTTKAKMAAVARHSRGTGGGKPLRLQFKPWEKKMRQILSADLVEGVEGTVDTLDPSTFQPREQDAAQRRRHESEAVPRKRKSKSGDLGYSQGHKGQRSVEGEGVTLLMPRQVAVEVARTASNQAHKRRRVTEEHVSEPVADVQQE